Part of the Peromyscus leucopus breed LL Stock chromosome 6, UCI_PerLeu_2.1, whole genome shotgun sequence genome, tagaccaggctagccttgaactcagagatcctgcagcttctgcctcccaattgctgagattaaaggcatgtgccactgtgcctggcttgccaaacgtttatatatatacatatatatatatatatatatatatatatatatatatatgtatatatataatttatttgtttgtttttgtttttgttttgagacagggtttctgccctggaactcactctgtagacgaggctggtctcaaacttatagagatctgttgcctctgcctcccagatgctgggattaaaggcatgagccaccaccactcatttatattttattattttcatttatttatgtgtgtctgtctgcatatgAGTGAGGACAGAGGGACGTCAGATCCTccgaagttggagttacaggcagctgtgtgctgccagatgtgggtgctgggaatagaattcaggtcctctgcaagaacaatacatgTCCTtcaccactgaactatctctgcaGGCCCAGCAGACAACCATTCTTGATTAAAAGCATGATGATAAACATCCCAGCTCTTGGTGACTGAGTCACAGAACCAGCCCTGGAGGCCTCATTATGTGAGGACCCCCTCTGTCCCTGAATCATTACTGTCAATTAGTGTCTCTTCTTTGCAGATGAAACTATCCTAACTAAAATAGTGACAaagagctgggcagtagtggcctttaatcccagcactccagagatggaggcatgaggatctctgagttcaagaccagcctggtctacagagtgagatccaggacagccagagctacacagagaaaccctgactcaaaaaaacaaaataaaaaaaaaaaaaaaaaaaaaaaataacagacataatctgtttctgtgtctgtgtgtgagtgtgtgtgtgtgcgcggacCAAGGAGTtcatctgtgtgtgagtgcactgAGGAGTtcatctgtgtgtgagtgcactgaggagtgtgtctgtgtgtgagtgcactgaggagtgtgtctgtgtgtgagtgcactgAGGAGTtcatctgtgtgtgagtgcactgaggagtgtgtctgtgtgtgtgagagcactgaggagtgtgtctgtgtgtgtgagtgcactgaggagtgtgtctgtgtgtgagtgcactgaggagtgtgtctgtgtgtgagtgcactaaggagtgtgtctgtgtgtgagtgcactaaggagtgtgtctgtgtgtgagtgcactaAGGAGTGTATACGTCTGTTTCCTCTCAGAGGATGCGGTGAATGAACACCTCTTATCCACACTCAGTCTTAGATCTGTGGATCTCATGCAGAATGGTACCGAGAGAAATTAGAGGCAGATACAAGGTGTCAGTCTGTCCTCAGAGTCGTGACTGAGCCCTGCGACCTCTCAGATCCCGGGGCTGGCCAGCCTGTCGATTTCATCCATCTATTCCTTCCTCATCTAGACACACCCACTGCCAATCATCCTAGGTAAAATTGCCTGGGTGCAGAGGTTCCTGAGCACTGTTACTGGGGGAATGTTCtctggaggatggagggagggaagcagggaagagCAGGGTGTAGTCTCTCCCAGGGGCCGGCTTCAGTCCTGAACAGGCAGAGCAGCGCTGGAGCGCTGTACTTCAGCTAGCCCCACTGCTGTGATGGTCAGTCACTGGCTACGAGCTGCCTGGAGAGAGGACCAGGCAGGATGGGGGCTGGGGAAGGATGTGAGCAGTCAGAGCAGCTGGGAGCAAATGTTCCCAGTGAAGGGGATCAAAACAGGACGTCATCAGCGGCCACATTTAACTCCAGTAATGCCCCAAATCTTGCATAACTCCATGTTATCTAGGCCATCTCCCCCTACCCTACCCACCTGCTCTCTTGAAACAAGGTTCTTCTATGTATGCAGctaaagctgaccttgaactcacaaacttCCACCCTCAGTCTCTGAGTGCTGCATCATTGTGCCTGGCTTCAcccactccctttctttcctgaGACACCTCCAGTTATTCTCCCTCTTTCTTACTCCTCTTCACCCATACTGGCTACCTCAAAATTCTGgaatttcccagcatgctttggcTGTAGATCATTTGTGCTTTTCTGTTCCCTCACCTGGCAGGACTTCCTCTCAGCGTCATCCGTCTTTATTAAAAGACACCTTAGTATAAAGGCTTGCTGtggttgggtatggtggcacacatctataaatcTAGGAtttgggacactgaggcagggagattagAAGTTGAAGGCTAGCCTTGGGGCTATATAGTGAATATGAGACAAgactgtctcataaaataaaataagattggTTTTACTGTCATATGAAAAATGACAGTGTTACTCCCAACTGACATTTGCAAACTCTACCTAAtccttatatataattttacttgttGTATTATTTAGTCCTACTCTAAAATACAAACTGAGGATTACTTAAAACAGTGTCTGGAAGGCTCAAGGCACTCGGTGAATATTTGTTGCATGCATACGTGCATGAATGATTCCTGGCAGGAAGTGTAAATCCTCAGTAAACACTGAACTGAACCAGAAAAGCTTGTCACTCTCGCTTACATAACAATCCGGGAAAGGACAGAGCTCTCCAGAGCGCTGATCTTCCTTCAGTAATATTACAAAGCTGGGTTTCTTCATATGAGGATGTATGCATGGGTGGTAATGTGTAATACAGTGTATTTCTACATGTACATTGTAAGAACAGAACCCCGAGGCCTGGTGTGATCGTGGCTAACATCTAGAAGCCCAAGATAGAGCAAGGCTGCCAGCCCAGGCTAAGTGGTGAGCCTGGGTGATAGTCATCCTTATCCCAACCACaagttcccctcccccaacatcaagaaagaatagaaacacttaagattttctaattttatttaaatgagttCACATCAAACTCAATAATTCAGTCTTACATATAATATAgtaagagaaaggcagagcaaaAATCAAAGAGAATATAAGTTGCATGGGTAATTcaatttctaaaacataaaatttaaatcccAAGTTAATACTATTTAAGCTCTTTACACCGCTTGATCTTAGTGGGTAGAAAACTATTAAGACATGTAAAATACCAAACCCCAATCCACATATCTATTAGTAAAAGCCAAATTCTTTAAGGTATATTAAATTCTAGAAAGAAGGTCTAAAGGTTGCTAAAAATACAAAGCAACTATGGAATTTTGCAGATCAGCCTTGGGGTGAGGCCGCTTCTGCTGTGACTTCGGTTTCTTCTCGAGATTCCTGCTGGGCAGAGGGTTCTGAGCCTAAGGGAGGGCTGTCTTCTAGTTCAGCACTCTCCTGGCAGCTCTGGTTCCCAGGGGTAACCTCACCCTCCTTGCTGGTATCAGCCCCGTCAGCCTGATCTGGAGCTGCGCTCTCCACCTCTGTCGTGGGTTCAGGATCTGCGCTCTCTGCCGCCGTGGGTTCAGGAGCTGTGCTCTCCACCTCTGCTGTGGGTTCAGGAGCTGCGCTCTCCGCCTCTGCCTCGGCCGTGGGTTCAGGAGCTGCACTCTCCACCTCTGCTGTGGGTTCAGGAGCTGCGCTCTCCTCCTCTGCAGTGGATTCAGGGACTCCCTCAGTGGTCTCTCCTGGGGAAGCCTCGGTGATCTGCAGCTCAGGCTCCTCACTCAGTGTGGATGTCTCCACTAGGGCAGCCTCGGCAGGGACCTGAGGAGACTCTTCTGGAGGCCCAGCTGCGGCCTCTGGGACTTCCTCAGTATGTACCAATTCAGCTTCCTTTACAGAaatttctccagcctctgaacATGGTTTTTCAGCTTCTGCCACATGCTCCTTTTCACCTTTAAAATTTGGTTCATTAAGCAAAATATTAATGGAAAGAACATGGGAATAAAGTGGAGTAATGCAATcaatttgttttactttaatttgAAGGGAAAAAATTTTGAGACATTTACTACAGCGTACGTTAGCCATGAATCTGCTATGTAACCTgggatgacctcgaactcctgatcctccaacTCCATTTTGCAAATAATGTTTCCTAGTgtcataacaaaaaattaaaactggacGCCCGCATGGCCCTGTGGTGCACACTTGTTAGTTCCAGCATTCCAGGAATGGAGGCAGATAAGTTTTTGtgggttcagggccagcctggcctacatagtgagattccgtcaaaacaaacaaacaaacaaacaaacccccaaactaaataaaactaaacaaaaacttaaacaatagcaaaaaaccccaaaccaaaccaaaacaacctcccccaaaacaaaacaagcaaaacctgACTCCTGAGCTGCTAATATCTCTGTTCCTAAATAGTGATCACAGTAATTGATAATAACATAATCGTTGAGATAGAGAAAAAAGTATCATTGAAAGTAATTAGCTTGGGGcttacagaggaccaggatctgctgcccagtgctgacatggtggctcacaaacctcTGTAATTCTGTTCTCAGGaatccctcttctgacctctgggcagGGGGGTGtgaggtagggaggtgggggagggggacgggAGTGGGGGTGAAACcgcaggaaggagaggagacttTGGCGGATGGATGGGACACCATGACAACCGGGTGTACCACATCTAGTATACTTAtctacatgcaggcaacacacacatacaataaaataaatctttaaaaagttaaagtaaACTGTTTAAAGCAAGATGATGTTAGGGTGAAACTGTAAAGTTTCTGTTCCCACAGTGGCCATTTTCCAGGCTCAGGGACACAGGATGCCTGACTGAGTGAACTCATGTGAAGCACGCTTTTGAGAACAGCCCGGGGGTGGTGCTtgccaaaactgaaaaaaaaaaataataactagcttataatttaaaacaataataggGGAAACGAGAGGTCAAACTGCTGAGACAGATGCTAAAATTCTGTGTGCATGGATAGGTGTCTGAGCAGTAGAAATAATATtaccacaaaaagaaatgaaaactgccTCTCAGCGGTACACATGGAAAACTCACTCATCCAAAACTAGCAACTCTAGGTTACTGCGATCTTGCTTCCCGAGTGAACCCTTACACATAGCCATTCTTGATTAAATGACTAAAGAAACAAAGACGCCAGTGTGGTGGTGCCCGTCTGTAACCAGGCTCAAGACGGAGCCAGGAGAACCGCAGATTTTGGGTCATCCTGCCTGCGATTCCTGAGACCTTGCCTCTAATAAATAAGCAAAGTAAGAAATTGACTTTACCCGGAAGTGGCGGAGCTCtgctttcctttgttctttcccaTCCGTTACATGTTCTGGATGTCTGACTGACTTAGATGTGACAGCCTTGTAAGTCTGCAAGAAAAGGCCAGCTTAGCTTTCCTTCAGCCCTCTCTACGATTCATCGCGTTTAATTCTCTACGGAACCACCGCTAGAAGTTTCAAGAACAATTTCAGGGcagcacagaagaggaggaaatcaATGCCTGCCCACCGCTTGAGCCAACCcccctttttggagacaggacccGTCTCCATCAGGGACCTTTGCTGGCCTGGCACTTGGATtgcagaccagactgaccttgggCTCAGAGCAcccggattaaaggcgtgagctagcGAGCCGGGCACACGAATTCTTTAATAGGTCTTTAAGCACTTACATAATATCCACCAGCGCTGACTGTCACACCTACAACCAGGTAATAAATCATATTGGACCCAGATGTTCCCGGGAACTTGCTGGATGACACTCGGCGAAGAGATGCTAGGAAAACAAATTTAATCATGGTCACCTTCACCACCGAAGTACAGGCATCATAAAGAATTACATTTTTAAGGCATTTTCTCCTCAATCAATTTGGAACCTATTAACACAGTGGATTTTCAGTTCAGCGAACACAGCGTtagaggcgggggtgggggtggggtagtaATTCCACCCAGCAGCCTCGGGTCTGATTTGAGGACAGCTGGTGAAGCCTGCCATCTTGGTGTTAGGCATCAGGAAGGGCAGAGGTGGATGAGGAGAAATGACGGACAAACTAAACCAGGTTAACCGCCAAATGAGATGCGAAAGAAATACCGTCCTCCATATATATCCAAAACATAGAGAATCAGaaataattacttttcttttttctgttctttttttcagcTGTccatttgagaaagaaagaaatgattgctttaaaaattaattaagcataggggttggggatttagctcagtggtagagcacttgcctagcaagcacaaggccctgggttccatcctcagctggggggagggggaagagggggtagcaaaataacaaaaaaattaattaagcaCACTTATACCTAAAGATAAAATTTGCATTAAGGATAGGTAGAACACATGCTTAGAGTGCACTAGACCCTAAACTTTTCGAGACAAGATCCCACTCCTTAGCTGAGGCCAGTCAGACTCATTCTTGGCcattcttgtctcagcctcctgaatgaaCACTAGGCTTACAGCTGCGTGGCTGGTTTGCAGCGAGACTCTTGTTGGCTTACAAACAGATCTGTGACCTGGCTGTCCATTCCTagtcccagctgcttgggagcCTGTGGCAGGCCGTCTGGAATCTGCCTGTATCCCATAATGAAAATCTCACttcttcttcaattttatttagcatgcgtgtggaggtcagagaacaacttgtgggagttaattttctccttctacGGTGTGGGTTCTGGAGCTAAGTCTGGGTCATCAGGGTTGGTGATGAGCACCTGTACCTTCTGAGCCAATTCACTGACCCAAATCTCATTGCTAAAACAACCAACTTATGGTAGAATGTGTGTCTAACGTGCAGgaggcctgagttccatcctcagcagcaaaaataaataaatcaaaccaaccaaatttaaacaaaatacaacaaacaaacaaaaacctcacaacCTTTTGACACTTATTTgattcacttttttgtttgtttgttttgttttgttttaaactactAGGAGTCAAACCCAGGGGTTCTTGCCTTCTGGGTAAGCTACATCCCATGGACTCCAGAAAGatcttaataaataagaagaaataaagaaaattattagcAATGAGATgtggcaggcctttaatcccagcatttgggagggagagccaggcggatctctgtgggttcaaggccagcctggtctacagagtgagtttcaggacagacagagctacacagagaaaaccaaccaaacaaaaccaaaccaaaaaccaaaaaccaaaaaccaaaaacaaaaaaccaaaaaccaaaaacaaaaaaaaaaaaaaaagaaagaaagaaagaaaggaaggaaggaaggaagaaaagaaaactccaggAATACAAGCAGACTTAAAGACTATTTCAGCTGAGttatttaaaatagcaataaGAACTATCCAATAGGAATTCATTAAACATATTTTAGTAGACTTATACAATGTGAAGATTAGGATTTACCTAtatgagaaaacattttattgtttcagatgtatttattattttatgtgtctgagtgttttgcctgcatgtatgtatatgcaccatgtgcatgcctggtgccctcgaAGATCAGGGCAGGCCTCAGGctgcctggtactggagttacagagccatctgtgggtactgggaattgaacccagatcctctgcaggagcaaggAGTGTTCTGAACTGCTGAGAAAAGTCTACCACACATTATGTGAAAATCCGTAACAATCCACCCCGTGACAGAAGACCTCAGATGTAAGAGAAAAAGGCCTGTAGTCGCTGCATGTTCTGGTGCACAcagtaatgccagcacttgggagggtgaggcagggggattaagTGTTTCAGACCAGTCTGGGTGGCTACACCTTGTTTCcataaagcaaaaacaataaaaatctctAAAACTAAGTAGACTAACCATAAACAATGATATTTACTGAACAGGAAGATTATAagtgatttttatattatttttgccTTTCTGATACTTTCTCAATGAACTATTTTAAGCCTATTCATTAAAAAAGttacatttttggtttttggagatagggtttttatatgtagctttggtgcctgtcctggatctcactggtagaccaggctggcctctaactcacagagatctgcctggctctgcctcctgagtgctggggttaaaggcatgtgccaccactgcccagcaagaagtTACATTTTGCAGCAAAATGGAGAACAAAACTTAATGATAGTTAAAATGtgtctattaaaaacaaaaaaactgaaacaaattttttttttttaccaaagtAGCAAGTATCAATAAGACATCAATCAATGCCCACAAAGGAAGACAAATTTATGATTCCAGTCAATGCTGGACTGGTGGCGCtggcctttaatcttagcactgggaggcaggggcaggaagatctctgagttcgaggccagcctggtccacgaagagagttccaggacaatcagggctacacagagaaacttgtctcagaaaaaataaataaataataaaaaacacaaacaaacaaaagtagaatTATGGCTGTGGCTGTAGCTCAGCACTCAGTAGAATCAGGCTTGCCTAGTGAAAAGTTGGGCCtcggattcaatccccagcaccataaaaatGGAAAGTCATTAGGACCCTTGCACCCAGGACTTCTAACTGCAGTTTAGAGTGTTAACACTAACTTTACTGTGATGTGAGTAGGGAACAGGGGATGtaaaaggtgtgtgtggtgtagatgGCAGACCTTAGAGGATAAAGTGTCtgcagccaagcctgaagactggttcagtccctgggacccattgactccttcaagctgtcctctgaacccatgcaggctctgtcgtgtgtgtgtgtgtgtgtgtgtgtgtgtgtgtgtgtgtgtgtggtcactggactcatctttctccttttctgaacATCAGAACAGCCCCCATTATCTTCAGTTTAAATTAAACGGCTTCTCCCTACCTCATTAGTGATGAAAATTGCCATCTTACGATGTGATGTATACAGAAAGAGGGGAAGGCAGCttaatacgtgtgtgtgtgtgtgtgtgtgtgtgtgtgtgtgtgtgagagagagacttctttcaagtagcatttaaaagaaaagatagatagacagatctTCCTCTCACCCTCCACCACCAACACAGGCCTAATCAAAGCTGTAAAAACAAGTGgacaaaccaaatcaaaaaacGCGTGGCTCATGGAATTGTCTGCGGGcgtttttctgtctctccctcttaaATCCTCGCTCTGGATGCTGCCTCGGATGCCTCAGGGAGTCGGGTGAAGTAAGTTCAAGAGCTGTGCCTCAGAGAGTGATGGACAAGGGGCGCCCGGGGGGGCGGGGAGGCGCCCGGAGTGTGGGGGTTGGAGTAGGGGGGTAGGGAGGGGTGTTGAGAACTGAGCCGGGAAAGGCGGCTCGGAGAGGAACTGCAAACCTGTCCAGATGCACGGCGCGACATCTATCAAGCACCTACTGTTCTAGGCGGCGTTACTCGGTGCTTTCTTCTTTCGAAAAATTTCAAAAGCCCTTTCCTCGCGCATTCCCTAATCCAAAGGTGATGGAGCTATGAGCTTCTCAGCAACGTCGGAAGAATGACCCGAGGCCACCCCCTTCGGAGGGATTCTCAGGGCCGAGAGATCCCGGGGTTCAGCACCACCAGTGTTCACTGAACCGGACCGCGCCTGGAGCCCACCTGCTAGCGTGTGGACACCCCATGCCCACCTACCTATCCGTTTTTTTACCTCTTCGGGGAGCCTAGAGGTTCACTGAATAATCAACATGGGAATCTAGGAGTGATCCAGACCCTCCTCGAAGTGATTTTTCACTCCACATCTATTACAACTCACAGCCACCGTGGACctcacttgaaaaaaataaagaaatattactCGACGGAGATAAGCGCTGGAACCCAGGAAGTCTAATTTGGATTCAGAGGCCAACCTGGAAAAGTTCCCTATTTCCAAAGTTTCCAAGAACTTCGGAGCGCCTGCCTGAgaccctccctcacttccttcacCCCTGGCCCAGGCTTCTGTGACTGGGTGCTGGCGGGTTCGGGGCGCTGGTTCCAGCCTGAACCCACCGAGATGTGCGGGGCACTCACCGTCCTTCCCCAGTGGCGCAGGGCCGGGGGGCGCCCTCCGGGGCAGCGCCAGAGTCTTGGACACAGCCCTTCGGAGATACATCGCCCGACGCACAGGGATGCAGCCGCGAAGCCAGCAACCCAGGCTCAGAGGGCGGAGCCTCAGGAGCGCCCCGCCCCGGGGTGGGGTTTCAGACCCGAGCCTCCCGGGTCCggggcacgtgtgtgtgtgtgtgtgtgtgggggggggtcctgAGTTAGTCGCCAGCATCTTGTCCCCTTATCCTGCTCTAGTAGTGCTTTTTTTTGCCGCACCCCGGGCAGCCGCTTACAGGTTACATCTCAGAAGGGATAGGGGACTTAGAAGTGGCTGTTACGTGCCTGCCCCGCTCTGTTTCATGGAGTAACTCTGTTCCGGAACACGCTGGACACGGTTAGGGAATCGCACCAGATTCAGGATTCATTGTGCAGACGCGGTTTATCCTCCAGGTGGGAGGCCACTCTATCCCACCCACTGCGTTAGCTTTCCTAGGAAAAGGTAGCGGGGGAAACTTTACAAGCCACAGGCTTATGACTAAAGGCAGCGAAAGGTTCCCCCCTTGGCGATGGCTGAGTTCTAAGCTAGCCACTGTTTCCTTAAATACAGGGTcaagtgcttacctagcatgggATTGATACCTAGCAGCTATAAAACCAGGCGAGCTGGCGCAAGcagataatcccagcactcaggagaggatcaggagttcaagatcttTGGCAACGTAGCAAGGACACTGTAGGCTATacgagaccctgtctaaaacaaaacgaaacaaaaactaAGAGCATTAGGccgaaccaaaacaaaaccaacaaaaccactTACAGGACAATTAGGTAAAGGATACCCTGGAGTAGCAAGCACTTGTGgacaccaagccatctctccagtccatctctccagtccgagTTGTGAATCTTGGTTTTTTCctgacaggttttctctgtgtagctctggctgttctgtagaccaggctggcctccaactcggagatccacctgcctctgcctggaatgaaaggtgtgagccaccaccactgggtCAGAGTCGTAAATCTTGCAGGACCGAGGAAAGCGGCTGAGGAGAGCTCTGAAGCAGAGTCGATGTGAAATGTGCTCAGCCAGCTGGAAGGGGCAgtgctggcctgaagctcacgaTTCCTCCGCACCCTTCCGTCTGGTATATGACAATGTTGGTTGTATCAGCCGAGTATGGCCATCCCGATTGGGAGAGACAATACTGTGACATAGTACACCTCCTCTAGACGCTTTTCCTAAAGGCTCACGTCTCGGCAAAGAAATGTTCTACTTACTCTTCCACTCTGTGAGCTTTGGTGGgttctttgcatattttaatgAGCTATTTTCAAAaacgaacaaaacaaaactccaaaaaccCATGCCCTTTGGTTGTCAAATTTGCTGAATTTTCCCGCTGCTTCCCCAGAACCCCCGTGCATTTTAGGTTCTTGCTGTGGCTGACTGAAGGCTCAGATTCTTCACTGCCCTCCAGAGAAACCTTGACATTTTTCTGGTCTGTTTAGGAAAAACATCTTGGGTCAGAGATATATTGGCTTAACTCAGATGACCTCCAGCGAATCTTTAGTTGTTGACAAAGATACTAATTTGGAAAACATTGTAAGGCTCCAGTGCCAACAATAATTATTATTTCATGGCTTATGTGCTgggtaattttaaattatttcagctccctgtgtgatggtgcacacctttaattccagctcttaggagggagaggcaaggcATTTTttccttgtgagttcaaggctagcctggtctacatgctacatactgagaccctgtctcaaaaagaaaagggaaaaaaggcatTTTTGAAAGAATGCCAGGCAGGCAGATGGGCAAGTCTTGGGCTGGCAAGCCTGATGACGTGAGTTAGGTCCCTGAACTCATGCTGGAAGGGAAAGGACTGACTCTGGGAGgtcatcttctggtctccacatgcacatctATGGCATGTGTATGCAAATACATACCCCCACCTAAACACATGGACTGCAGAAAAAGAATCATTTCCCAAACTCTACAGAATGCTAGGAATGGGTTGGAGAGACGGTTTAGTGGATGAGTGCATGTTGATcttccagttcccagaacccacatcagttATTTACAGTCtctcatgaacacacatgcacacacatatacattaaacaAAAGCTAACATCAGGTAGTTTACAATCTCTCCTGAACaaagcacacaaaacaaaacaaaagcaaaaaacaatctctcctgaacacacatgcacacacataaacattaaaaaaagaaataacatctgggctggaaagatggctcagaggttaaaagcagtggctgctcttccagaggtcctgagttcaactcctaggcaaccacatggtggctcacaaccatctgtagtgagatctggtgccctcttctggcctgcaggcatacgtgCAGGTAGAAAGAacacttgtatacataataaataattttttttttttagatttatttattacacatacagtgttctgtctacattccagaagagggcaccagatctcattatagatggttgggagccaccatgtggttgctgggaattgaactcaggacctctggaagaacagccaatgctcttaacctctgagccacctctccagcccaataaataattcttaaaaaaaaaaaaaaaaaaaaaagctaacatcAGGTAGTTTACAGTCtctcatgaacacacatgcacacacataaacattattatttttttttttttaaaaaaaaagctagaaacaAGTGAAGAGATTTTTGGGGaggaggaaaataatttttttgagaccagaTATCTGAAAGCACAGTATGGGTGGAGCCATGCCATGAATTTTCTAGCTTTTGTTGTCTCCCAATAACCTTTGGCTTGTAGATGCCCATAATCATCACAGTGGaatctgtgagtgcaaggccagcctggtctatacagggAGTTAGGGcagtcaaaacaaaaaaaaacaatgaaaacatccTTTGATCTAAGTTCTTCTGAGAATTTAGGATCAGAATGAAATGATTCTTGCCCAGCCCATCAGCCCTTGACTTGGGGAGTAAACCCTGGCACGGTTTGCTTCTCCTTaccgtgggggtggggtgggggtagctcTGAGGAATGATGCGGACACATAGTTAGCACAGCtaatattgagatttttttcttcctctttaggCAATGTCTCACTGGCTTCAAGTTCACAATCCTCTTGTGTCAGTCTGCTGAGAGCTGGGCTTAGAGTGCTCCCATTAAGGTAGAAGGTTCTACCCTCACAGTCCAGGTTATCAGGAAGGGCTCCTACTAGAGCTAAAGTGGATATACTCAAGAGAAAGGTTCATACAAAGTAGGTGCAGCCTCAAAGCTTGACATGTGTGGACTCTAATGTTTTCTGGACTCTGTAGAGGTATGAGGTTTTAAGTGCCTTTTTCTTGTGTGACAAGTGCTATTAATATGGAGTTAACTGACTTTCTGGCCTCAATTTTTACGTGACAGCACCAGTTTCCTGTAGGTGTACTAACAAATGAAGCAACCTGAAACACCATACATTTATTAACTTGAAGTTTTATGGGTGTGTCTCACTGGGCTTACATTCAACAGgaacattcactttttttttttttgatattccTTAGCTCTTAGCCCCCTTCTACCTTCAAACCCAGGAGTGGTGGAGATGGAGCTAAGGGGGTGCTTGA contains:
- the LOC114695852 gene encoding LOW QUALITY PROTEIN: protein MGARP (The sequence of the model RefSeq protein was modified relative to this genomic sequence to represent the inferred CDS: inserted 1 base in 1 codon), encoding MYLRRAVSKTLALPRRAPPGPAPLGKDASLRRVSSSKFPGTSGSNMIYYLVVGVTVSAGGYYTYKAVTSKSVRHPEHVTDGKEQRKAELXPLPGEKEHVAEAEKPCSEAGEISVKEAELVHTEEVPEAAAGPPEESPQVPAEAALVETSTLSEEPELQITEASPGETTEGVPESTAEEESAAPEPTAEVESAAPEPTAEAEAESAAPEPTAEVESTAPEPTAAESADPEPTTEVESAAPDQADGADTSKEGEVTPGNQSCQESAELEDSPPLGSEPSAQQESREETEVTAEAASPQG